The following proteins come from a genomic window of bacterium:
- the rimM gene encoding ribosome maturation factor RimM (Essential for efficient processing of 16S rRNA), producing MREDMVAIGKIVAVQGNKGEVRLNPWTDDPRRFENLAGLYLIDKGGYPDYREIVGIRYRRNQVILRFERCDSINEAKELVGVTVYIKKEDRPVLDEDTFFISDILGIDVFTDQGDYLGKVTNCIETGANDVYEISGQLLIPATREVVRAVDLERRRMVIHLLEGLI from the coding sequence ATGAGAGAAGATATGGTTGCGATAGGTAAGATTGTGGCTGTTCAGGGTAACAAAGGAGAAGTCCGTTTGAATCCATGGACCGATGATCCCAGAAGATTTGAAAATTTAGCCGGGCTTTATTTGATTGATAAAGGCGGCTATCCTGATTATCGAGAGATAGTCGGCATCAGGTACCGAAGAAATCAGGTCATCTTGAGGTTTGAAAGATGTGATTCTATTAATGAAGCCAAAGAGTTGGTTGGGGTTACTGTTTATATTAAAAAGGAAGATCGTCCTGTGTTGGATGAAGATACCTTCTTTATCAGTGATATCCTGGGTATAGATGTCTTCACTGACCAGGGGGATTATTTAGGCAAGGTGACCAACTGTATTGAGACTGGCGCCAATGATGTCTACGAAATTAGCGGTCAACTCCTTATTCCGGCTACCAGAGAAGTAGTTCGAGCGGTAGACCTTGAACGGCGAAGGATGGTTATTCATCTGCTGGAAGGACTTATCTAA
- a CDS encoding KH domain-containing protein — MKELVDYLVKSLVDKPDEVSIAEIKSAKSLILELKVAPEDVGKVIGKQGRIINAIRTIINAATIKSHRRVVLEILD; from the coding sequence ATGAAAGAATTAGTTGATTATTTAGTCAAATCTCTGGTTGATAAGCCTGATGAGGTGAGTATAGCCGAAATTAAAAGCGCCAAAAGTCTTATTCTGGAGCTGAAAGTTGCTCCGGAGGATGTAGGTAAAGTCATTGGCAAGCAGGGGAGAATCATTAATGCTATTCGGACTATTATCAATGCCGCCACTATAAAAAGTCATCGGAGAGTAGTTCTGGAAATTTTAGATTAA
- the rpsP gene encoding 30S ribosomal protein S16 produces MVKIRLARMGAQHKPYYRIVVADSRMPRDGRFIESIGYYHPVARPVREIKIDQEKAWEWLRKGAQLTDPVKKIFAQEGVLKRLKEPITSTPVIKIKTEIGQEPEGTGEPLEKSG; encoded by the coding sequence ATGGTCAAGATAAGACTGGCCCGAATGGGCGCCCAACATAAGCCTTATTATCGAATTGTGGTGGCTGATTCACGGATGCCCCGAGATGGACGATTTATTGAATCCATAGGTTATTATCATCCGGTGGCCAGACCGGTCAGGGAGATCAAGATTGATCAGGAAAAGGCCTGGGAATGGTTGAGGAAAGGCGCTCAACTTACAGATCCGGTTAAGAAGATCTTTGCCCAGGAAGGGGTGTTGAAGCGGTTAAAAGAGCCAATAACCTCGACCCCGGTGATAAAGATAAAGACAGAGATAGGGCAAGAACCTGAGGGGACAGGTGAACCACTTGAAAAATCTGGGTAA
- the ffh gene encoding signal recognition particle protein, translated as MMFESLSEKLSAVFKNLRRKGKLSAKDIALTLREIRLALLEADVNFKVVKEFTQKIKERAEGKEVLESLTPAQQVVKIVHEELIAILGKAASQLERAVQGPTVVMLVGLQGSGKTTTVAKLAKYLSNHGHRPLMVAADIYRPAAIHQLKVLGDHLKLPVFDMGSEADPVDVVKASLSRAKSVDYDTLVLDTAGRLTCDAEMMAELSRIKKEISPVEILLILDAMTGQDAVNTAEAFNRELSLTGVILTKLDGDARGGAALSIKMVTGCPIKFVGVGEKIEALEPFYPDRMAGRILGMGDVLTLIEKAERQVDEAKAKELERKLLSQQFTLEDFLEQIQQLKLMGPIDQMISMIPGMGNMVKLPPGWSGEREMAKVEAIINSMTREERQHPEIIKGSRKKRIAAGSGTQVNEINRLLNQFHQVKSLMKNIGKKGKKGLFSFIR; from the coding sequence ATTATGTTTGAGAGCCTAAGCGAAAAGCTTTCTGCTGTTTTTAAAAATCTTCGACGTAAAGGCAAGTTGAGCGCCAAGGATATTGCCCTGACTTTACGGGAGATCCGATTAGCCCTCCTGGAAGCCGATGTAAATTTTAAGGTAGTAAAGGAGTTTACTCAGAAGATTAAAGAGAGGGCCGAGGGCAAGGAGGTTTTGGAAAGCCTTACACCTGCCCAGCAGGTGGTTAAGATTGTCCATGAAGAGCTGATCGCCATTTTGGGCAAGGCGGCCAGCCAATTAGAGCGGGCGGTTCAAGGGCCGACGGTGGTTATGCTGGTAGGTTTGCAAGGTTCAGGGAAGACCACTACCGTGGCCAAATTAGCTAAATATCTCTCCAACCATGGACATCGCCCCTTAATGGTGGCGGCTGACATCTATCGGCCGGCGGCTATTCATCAACTTAAGGTCCTGGGTGATCATCTCAAGCTACCTGTTTTTGATATGGGTTCTGAAGCTGATCCGGTGGATGTGGTTAAGGCTTCTCTTTCTCGGGCGAAATCGGTTGACTACGATACCCTTGTTCTTGATACAGCCGGCCGGCTTACCTGCGACGCCGAAATGATGGCTGAACTTAGTCGAATAAAGAAGGAAATATCTCCGGTCGAAATCCTCCTCATCCTTGATGCTATGACCGGTCAGGATGCCGTCAATACAGCCGAGGCCTTTAATCGAGAGCTTAGTCTTACCGGCGTTATTCTGACCAAGCTTGATGGTGACGCCAGAGGTGGCGCCGCCCTTTCTATTAAGATGGTGACCGGCTGTCCCATAAAGTTCGTCGGCGTGGGAGAAAAAATAGAGGCCCTCGAACCCTTCTATCCTGATCGAATGGCCGGAAGAATCTTGGGGATGGGCGATGTATTGACCTTAATTGAAAAGGCCGAACGTCAGGTTGATGAAGCTAAGGCCAAAGAGCTGGAGCGCAAACTCCTTTCTCAGCAGTTCACCCTGGAGGACTTCCTGGAGCAAATCCAACAACTTAAACTTATGGGGCCTATCGATCAGATGATTAGCATGATCCCCGGTATGGGGAATATGGTCAAGCTTCCGCCAGGTTGGTCAGGAGAGCGTGAAATGGCTAAGGTGGAGGCAATAATCAATTCAATGACCAGAGAAGAGCGACAGCATCCTGAGATCATTAAGGGAAGTAGAAAGAAGCGGATTGCGGCTGGGAGCGGAACCCAGGTGAATGAGATAAACCGTTTGCTTAACCAGTTTCACCAGGTGAAGTCCTTAATGAAGAATATAGGCAAGAAGGGTAAAAAGGGATTGTTCTCGTTTATAAGATAG
- a CDS encoding sugar phosphate nucleotidyltransferase: MKAVIIAAGAGARLKSLTDEIPKGLIPLLGFPLIKRVICAVREAGVEEFLIVTGFAGEKLKSNLGTGEDLGVKLEYIHNPDWRKGNGISVLTAREAIDPAEHFLLLMSDHVFEPGLVKQVREEKMADDECLLGCDLNWPAVYDLADATKVLINEGKITDIGKELASFNGVDCGVFLCSGALFEALEESLAKGNDSLSDGVRILARAGKMRAKEITGLFWQDVDTKEDIKHVEKQILKRLTKPQDGIVSRKLNRPVSAIFTRYLVKIGLTSNQATVITFLMALLATYLISQGSFILGGLLVQLSSIFDGVDGELARLKYSSSYLGSWLDKVFDRIGTSLITLAATWGYYRITHHNQLWTLCGLVFLTNILYWTSNETLSIMGIIGKDHPIRERRFNRWFLKHELSLVFCHDVFMFVLALGIILGLIEPVFWLIIIWRNLYWVSKSFVYQDRASGFRIDS; the protein is encoded by the coding sequence ATGAAAGCCGTTATTATTGCTGCCGGCGCCGGCGCCAGATTAAAGTCTTTAACCGACGAAATACCCAAAGGGCTTATCCCTCTCCTGGGATTTCCCCTTATTAAAAGGGTTATCTGTGCGGTTCGAGAGGCTGGGGTAGAAGAGTTCCTTATAGTCACTGGGTTTGCGGGGGAAAAGCTGAAGTCGAATCTGGGAACAGGCGAAGATCTGGGGGTGAAACTGGAATATATCCATAATCCTGATTGGCGAAAAGGCAATGGGATTTCGGTATTAACCGCCAGAGAAGCTATTGATCCCGCCGAGCATTTTCTCCTTCTGATGTCGGATCATGTCTTTGAACCAGGGCTGGTTAAACAAGTGCGGGAAGAGAAAATGGCGGATGACGAATGCCTTTTGGGCTGCGATCTAAACTGGCCGGCCGTCTATGATCTGGCCGATGCCACCAAGGTTTTGATTAATGAGGGGAAGATTACAGATATTGGCAAAGAGCTGGCTTCTTTTAATGGCGTTGACTGCGGGGTTTTTCTTTGTTCAGGGGCCCTCTTTGAGGCATTGGAGGAAAGCCTCGCTAAGGGTAATGACTCCCTTAGCGACGGGGTCAGGATTCTGGCCAGGGCCGGAAAAATGAGGGCCAAAGAGATAACCGGTTTATTCTGGCAGGATGTGGATACAAAGGAGGACATTAAACACGTTGAGAAACAGATATTAAAGAGACTGACCAAACCTCAGGATGGAATTGTCTCCAGGAAGCTGAATCGTCCTGTCTCGGCCATCTTTACCAGATACCTGGTTAAAATCGGTCTGACCTCCAACCAGGCGACAGTGATTACCTTCCTGATGGCTCTCCTGGCTACTTATCTGATAAGCCAAGGCAGCTTTATTCTGGGAGGGCTGCTGGTGCAACTCTCTTCTATCTTTGACGGCGTTGATGGAGAGCTGGCCCGGTTGAAATATTCATCTTCCTATCTTGGGTCGTGGTTGGATAAGGTCTTTGACCGGATCGGGACCAGCCTTATTACCCTGGCCGCCACCTGGGGCTACTATCGAATCACTCACCATAATCAGCTCTGGACCTTATGCGGCTTAGTTTTCTTAACCAACATCCTCTACTGGACCAGTAATGAAACACTGAGCATTATGGGGATAATAGGGAAAGACCACCCTATCCGGGAGCGAAGATTCAACCGCTGGTTTTTAAAACACGAGCTTTCCCTGGTCTTTTGTCACGACGTGTTTATGTTTGTCCTGGCCCTGGGTATTATTTTGGGCTTAATCGAGCCGGTCTTTTGGCTGATCATAATCTGGCGGAATCTGTATTGGGTGAGTAAATCTTTTGTCTATCAAGATCGGGCCTCTGGCTTCCGAATTGATTCGTAA
- a CDS encoding radical SAM/SPASM domain-containing protein — protein sequence MIKHYAWNEIIPKEDIYSLLQLKPTNREEYLSLLNLTYNLKMVIPFPIQVYLELTNHCNLNCAMCNYDQMTRAKGYMEPDLAKGIIDEGAASGRLYYLALFIHGEPLLYPHLIEIIQYAKERNVPVVNVTTNGVLLTEEISRQIIGAGLDSLVISFMGVTKEGYVRLQGSERNYQRVMDNIQHICRLKKEMKSEVPFISLKTLVEETDDPEQIAGFRNKWEKVVDFVNIIPVNARGHGNKIIQVSGKPDPERVPCRQVWQKAIVLHDGTLSGCCYDIDGLVSGGTIQEAGGLGAAWQGNRLNRIREMHLRGEYDKIYYCRDCHSNY from the coding sequence ATGATAAAACACTATGCCTGGAATGAGATTATCCCTAAAGAAGATATTTACAGCTTGCTCCAGCTAAAGCCCACCAATCGGGAAGAATATCTCAGCCTGCTGAATCTTACTTATAACCTGAAGATGGTCATTCCCTTTCCGATCCAGGTCTATTTAGAGCTGACTAACCACTGTAATCTCAACTGTGCCATGTGTAATTACGATCAGATGACCAGAGCTAAAGGATACATGGAACCTGATCTGGCCAAAGGCATCATTGACGAAGGGGCGGCCTCAGGTCGGCTCTATTATCTGGCCCTCTTTATCCACGGTGAACCGCTTCTTTATCCCCACTTGATCGAAATCATCCAGTATGCCAAAGAACGAAATGTCCCGGTGGTCAATGTAACCACCAACGGGGTGTTACTGACCGAAGAGATATCCCGGCAGATCATCGGGGCCGGCTTGGATAGTCTGGTGATCTCCTTTATGGGGGTGACTAAAGAGGGATATGTCCGATTGCAGGGGAGTGAAAGAAATTATCAGCGGGTAATGGATAACATTCAGCATATCTGTAGACTTAAGAAGGAGATGAAGAGCGAAGTCCCTTTTATCAGTCTGAAGACCCTGGTGGAGGAGACCGATGATCCTGAACAAATCGCTGGCTTTAGAAACAAATGGGAGAAGGTAGTTGATTTTGTCAATATCATTCCGGTCAATGCCCGGGGGCATGGGAATAAGATTATCCAGGTAAGTGGGAAGCCTGATCCTGAGCGGGTTCCCTGCCGTCAGGTCTGGCAGAAGGCCATTGTCCTTCACGATGGCACCCTCTCTGGTTGCTGTTACGATATTGATGGTTTAGTCTCAGGAGGCACCATCCAGGAGGCGGGTGGTCTGGGAGCGGCCTGGCAGGGAAATAGACTCAACCGGATTCGGGAGATGCACCTCCGGGGGGAATACGATAAGATTTATTACTGTCGGGATTGTCATAGTAACTATTAG